From Epinephelus lanceolatus isolate andai-2023 chromosome 5, ASM4190304v1, whole genome shotgun sequence, the proteins below share one genomic window:
- the LOC117262409 gene encoding uncharacterized protein LOC117262409 isoform X2 produces the protein MILVSGSHQCLKCSGTAMRSVTAFLVFLCSVGFIGCKPSSPCPSGQFMLKSQCVLCHPTCSECDGHELFECTTCGIDEDGQERFLHQGRCRTHCPRGLYPDRGHYACVPCIANCELCTDGNICAKCREHYKLQNGVCQAASCNIGQVQDPDTGECIDCEMGCKTCSTEDPEICNSCMEGYFLFRHQCRRHCPQSTYEDWGRGVCLPCPTPCTDCRSNSRCLACKPGYFLNGGDCIKQCPPQTFSDSSGWLCQSCHSSCQTCHGPRSTDCDLCLGGNPPLHGQCPLVNCPLGQYFDGKYSECHTCDASCKTCFGPQALDCSSCFKGYFLGQDSSCVRQCPTGSYANPATQLCEDCSPNCEACVDTSDNCISCSRGSYKLFLHQGRCWSNCPEGFFETSEGSCEACDSSCLSCDGIKSQCLSCPDGHYLESGMCRLNCSLRTYPADDGTCRRCSPHCDVCSDDRTCFKCSFLYLMLNGVCKASCPMGYYEDMEEGRCGQCHPTCGSCSGPLADDCETCSTFSPKLYKGACSKDCPTGTYYDTEAMECQECHQTCMSCSGSDPNQCTQCERGLVLDPNTLLCGVTGDTDCPPRTYLHDDQFTCMGCHPYCYSCEGPGNDECQTCAVPKYLHNSTCVSECPAGTYDTKQEADGTELGFCLPCDHVCSTCTGASPKDCLTCSPGHLRLLQLCVTHCPTRYYREGSHCEKCDQSCELCTGPGPESCRTCLPPLLELQGTKLCVERCPRRFYQLNDICKQCHTSCQTCTDASPQGCVTCDWGSTLKDKVCYPRCEEGRYFSEKETCEPCDGSCRHCYGSRPDQCLTCHQDSALHAVENRCARCCQAGGNDTECCVCDSRSALCVEAPQPKSGEDQGTDLTMSSRALKHTSAGLPIALLLALGLALAVFALVKAHARKRLCWGQSYERLSGSASINMPHGVPEPDSGDEVDVVYTSRGGSVYRRYSFIHEQDTDADQDADESTCLNQS, from the exons TTAAAGTGCTCGGGAACAGCCATGAGATCCGTCACCGCGTTTCTGGTCTTTCTCTGCTCTGTCGGATTTATCGGATGTAAACCTTCATCGCCCTGTCCGAGCGGGCAGTTTATGCTGAAGAGCCAGTGTGTCCTCTGTCATCCCACCTGCTCTGAGTGCGACGGGCATGAGCTGTTTGAATGCACTACCTGTGGAATTG atgAAGACGGACAGGAACGTTTCCTCCACCAAGGTCGTTGTCGGACGCACTGCCCCCGGGGACTCTATCCTGACAGGGGTCACTATGCCTGTGTGCCCTGCATAGCCAATTGTGAACTTTGCACAGATGGCAACATATGTGCCAAATGTCGGGAACACTACAAACTCCAGAATGGGGTCTGCCAAGCGGCCTCCTGTAACATAG gaCAGGTCCAGGATCCTGATACAGGAGAGTGTATTGACTGTGAGATGGGCTGCAAAACATGTTCCACAG AGGACCCTGAGATCTGCAACAGCTGTATGGAAGGTTACTTTCT TTTCAGACACCAGTGTCGCAGGCACTGCCCCCAGAGCACCTATGAGGACTGGGGCAGGGGTGTGTGTCTGCCCTGTCCAACACCATGCACAGACTGCAGGAGTAACTCACGCTGCCTTGCCTGCAAACCTGGTTACTTCCTCAATG GAGGTGATTGTATCAAACAGTGCCCACCACAAACCTTCAGTGACTCCAGTGGGTGGCTCTGCCAGTCTTGCCACAGCTCCTGCCAGACATGCCATGGACCTCGGTCGACTGACTGTGACCTGTGTCTTGGTGGGAACCCTCCTCTACATGGACAGTGTCCTCTAGTTAACTGCCCATTAGGACAGTACTTTGATG GGAAATATAGTGAATGCCACACATGCGATGCATCCTGTAAGACCTGCTTTGGCCCACAAGCACTGGATTGTTCTTCTTGTTTCAAAG GATATTTCTTGGGCCAGGACAGTTCTTGTGTAAGGCAGTGTCCAACTGGCTCCTACGCAAACCCTGCCACTCAGTTGTGCGAGGACTGCTCGCCAAACTGTGAGGCCTGCGTGGACACGAGTGATAACTGCATCAGCTGCTCCAGAGGCAGCTATAAACTTTTTCTCCACCAGGGGAGGTGCTGGTCAAACTGCCCAGA AGGTTTCTTTGAGACATCAGAGGGGTCATGTGAAGCCTGCGATAGCTCCTGTTTGTCGTGTGATGGGATCAAGTCCCAGTGTCTGTCCTGCCCTGATGGCCACTACTTGGAGAGTGGTATGTGTCGACTCAACTGTTCACTGCGGACATACCCTGCAGATGATGGTACTTGCAGACGCTGTTCTCCCCACTGCGACGTTTGCTCAGACGACAGGACCTGTTTCA AATGCAGCTTCCTCTACCTGATGCTGAACGGTGTGTGTAAAGCTAGTTGTCCCATGGGCTATTATGAGGACATGGAGGAGGGCCGCTGCGGTCAGTGCCACCCGACCTGTGGCAGCTGTTCAGGGCCCCTGGCAGATGACTGTGAGACCTGCTCGACATTTAGTCCCAAACTCTATAAGGGTGCATGCTCCAAAGACTGCCCCACTGGTACTTACTATGACACTGAAGCTATGGAGTGTCAAG AGTGCCACCAGACATGTATGAGCTGCTCCGGCTCAGACCCAAACCAGTGCACCCAGTGTGAGAGGGGACTTGTGCTGGATCCAAACACATTGTTGTGTGGCGTGACGGGTGACACAGACTGCCCACCAAGGACGTACCTACACGACGACCAGTTCACCTGCATGGGTTGCCACCCGTACTGTTACTCTTGCGAGGGGCCGGGCAACGATGAATGCCAGACCTGTGCCGTCCCAAAATACCTTCACA ACAGCacctgtgtgagtgagtgtccGGCTGGTACATATGACACAAAGCAGGAGGCCGACGGAACAGAGCTGGGATTCTGTTTGCCTTGTGATCACGTCTGCTCCACCTGCACCGGAGCATCGCCTAAAGATTGCCTCACTTGCTCTCCAGGACACCTGCGTCTCCTTCAACTCTGCGTCACCCATTGTCCCACAAG GTATTACAGAGAGGGCTCCCACTGTGAGAAATGTGACCAGTCCTGTGAGCTGTGTACAGGACCAGGGCCTGAGTCCTGCAGGACCTGTCTACCTCCTCTTCTGGAGCTGCAAGGCACCAAGCTGTGTGTTGAGCGCTGTCCACGCCGCTTCTATCAACTCAATGACATCTGCAAACAGTGCCACACCAGTTGTCAGACTTGCACAG atgCCTCGCCTCAGGGATGTGTGACGTGTGACTGGGGCAGCACTTTAAAGGACAAAGTCTGCTATCCGCGCTGCGAGGAGGGGCGATACTTTTCAGAAAAG GAAACCTGTGAGCCATGTGACGGCTCGTGTAGGCATTGCTACGGCTCCAGACCTGACCAGTGTCTGACCTGTCACCAAGACTCTGCTCTTCATGCTGTGGAGAACCGCTGCGCCCGTTGCTGTCAGGCTGGAGGGAATGACACTGAATGCTGTGTTTGCGACAGTCGCTCAG ctctgtgtgtggaGGCCCCCCAACCCAAGTCAGGAGAGGATCAGGGAACAGACCTCACCATGTCATCCAGAGCTCTGAAGCACACCTCAGCTGGGTTGCCTATTGCCCTGCTGCTAGCGCTGGGGTTGGCTCTGGCTGTGTTTGCCTTGGTCAAGGCTCATGCCAGGAAGAGGCTTTGCTGGGGCCAAAGCTACGAGAGACTGAGCGGCAGCGCCAGCATCAACATGCCCCACGGTGTTCCCGAGCCGGACAGCGGAGACGAGGTGGATGTGGTGTACACCAGCAGAGGTGGATCGGTGTATCGACGCTACAGCTTCATCCACGAGCAGGACACGGATGCAGACCAGGACGCGGATGAGAGCACTTGCCTCAATCAGTCGTAG
- the LOC117262409 gene encoding uncharacterized protein LOC117262409 isoform X1, protein MILVSGSHQCDHLPKANRSPRSLSSASLERTGPASYFWLVSQSPISICKRTCRTDLCVFGGTPDCCFFPHFQLKCSGTAMRSVTAFLVFLCSVGFIGCKPSSPCPSGQFMLKSQCVLCHPTCSECDGHELFECTTCGIDEDGQERFLHQGRCRTHCPRGLYPDRGHYACVPCIANCELCTDGNICAKCREHYKLQNGVCQAASCNIGQVQDPDTGECIDCEMGCKTCSTEDPEICNSCMEGYFLFRHQCRRHCPQSTYEDWGRGVCLPCPTPCTDCRSNSRCLACKPGYFLNGGDCIKQCPPQTFSDSSGWLCQSCHSSCQTCHGPRSTDCDLCLGGNPPLHGQCPLVNCPLGQYFDGKYSECHTCDASCKTCFGPQALDCSSCFKGYFLGQDSSCVRQCPTGSYANPATQLCEDCSPNCEACVDTSDNCISCSRGSYKLFLHQGRCWSNCPEGFFETSEGSCEACDSSCLSCDGIKSQCLSCPDGHYLESGMCRLNCSLRTYPADDGTCRRCSPHCDVCSDDRTCFKCSFLYLMLNGVCKASCPMGYYEDMEEGRCGQCHPTCGSCSGPLADDCETCSTFSPKLYKGACSKDCPTGTYYDTEAMECQECHQTCMSCSGSDPNQCTQCERGLVLDPNTLLCGVTGDTDCPPRTYLHDDQFTCMGCHPYCYSCEGPGNDECQTCAVPKYLHNSTCVSECPAGTYDTKQEADGTELGFCLPCDHVCSTCTGASPKDCLTCSPGHLRLLQLCVTHCPTRYYREGSHCEKCDQSCELCTGPGPESCRTCLPPLLELQGTKLCVERCPRRFYQLNDICKQCHTSCQTCTDASPQGCVTCDWGSTLKDKVCYPRCEEGRYFSEKETCEPCDGSCRHCYGSRPDQCLTCHQDSALHAVENRCARCCQAGGNDTECCVCDSRSALCVEAPQPKSGEDQGTDLTMSSRALKHTSAGLPIALLLALGLALAVFALVKAHARKRLCWGQSYERLSGSASINMPHGVPEPDSGDEVDVVYTSRGGSVYRRYSFIHEQDTDADQDADESTCLNQS, encoded by the exons GATCATTTACCAAAGGCTAACCGCAGTCCACGCTCATTGTCCAGCGCTTCACTTGAGCGAACTGGTCCTGCAAGTTATTTCTGGCTGGTGTCACAGAGCCCCATATCGATCTGCAAGCGTACCTGCCGCACGGACCTCTGCGTCTTTGGAGGCACTCCtgactgttgttttttccctcaCTTCCAGTTAAAGTGCTCGGGAACAGCCATGAGATCCGTCACCGCGTTTCTGGTCTTTCTCTGCTCTGTCGGATTTATCGGATGTAAACCTTCATCGCCCTGTCCGAGCGGGCAGTTTATGCTGAAGAGCCAGTGTGTCCTCTGTCATCCCACCTGCTCTGAGTGCGACGGGCATGAGCTGTTTGAATGCACTACCTGTGGAATTG atgAAGACGGACAGGAACGTTTCCTCCACCAAGGTCGTTGTCGGACGCACTGCCCCCGGGGACTCTATCCTGACAGGGGTCACTATGCCTGTGTGCCCTGCATAGCCAATTGTGAACTTTGCACAGATGGCAACATATGTGCCAAATGTCGGGAACACTACAAACTCCAGAATGGGGTCTGCCAAGCGGCCTCCTGTAACATAG gaCAGGTCCAGGATCCTGATACAGGAGAGTGTATTGACTGTGAGATGGGCTGCAAAACATGTTCCACAG AGGACCCTGAGATCTGCAACAGCTGTATGGAAGGTTACTTTCT TTTCAGACACCAGTGTCGCAGGCACTGCCCCCAGAGCACCTATGAGGACTGGGGCAGGGGTGTGTGTCTGCCCTGTCCAACACCATGCACAGACTGCAGGAGTAACTCACGCTGCCTTGCCTGCAAACCTGGTTACTTCCTCAATG GAGGTGATTGTATCAAACAGTGCCCACCACAAACCTTCAGTGACTCCAGTGGGTGGCTCTGCCAGTCTTGCCACAGCTCCTGCCAGACATGCCATGGACCTCGGTCGACTGACTGTGACCTGTGTCTTGGTGGGAACCCTCCTCTACATGGACAGTGTCCTCTAGTTAACTGCCCATTAGGACAGTACTTTGATG GGAAATATAGTGAATGCCACACATGCGATGCATCCTGTAAGACCTGCTTTGGCCCACAAGCACTGGATTGTTCTTCTTGTTTCAAAG GATATTTCTTGGGCCAGGACAGTTCTTGTGTAAGGCAGTGTCCAACTGGCTCCTACGCAAACCCTGCCACTCAGTTGTGCGAGGACTGCTCGCCAAACTGTGAGGCCTGCGTGGACACGAGTGATAACTGCATCAGCTGCTCCAGAGGCAGCTATAAACTTTTTCTCCACCAGGGGAGGTGCTGGTCAAACTGCCCAGA AGGTTTCTTTGAGACATCAGAGGGGTCATGTGAAGCCTGCGATAGCTCCTGTTTGTCGTGTGATGGGATCAAGTCCCAGTGTCTGTCCTGCCCTGATGGCCACTACTTGGAGAGTGGTATGTGTCGACTCAACTGTTCACTGCGGACATACCCTGCAGATGATGGTACTTGCAGACGCTGTTCTCCCCACTGCGACGTTTGCTCAGACGACAGGACCTGTTTCA AATGCAGCTTCCTCTACCTGATGCTGAACGGTGTGTGTAAAGCTAGTTGTCCCATGGGCTATTATGAGGACATGGAGGAGGGCCGCTGCGGTCAGTGCCACCCGACCTGTGGCAGCTGTTCAGGGCCCCTGGCAGATGACTGTGAGACCTGCTCGACATTTAGTCCCAAACTCTATAAGGGTGCATGCTCCAAAGACTGCCCCACTGGTACTTACTATGACACTGAAGCTATGGAGTGTCAAG AGTGCCACCAGACATGTATGAGCTGCTCCGGCTCAGACCCAAACCAGTGCACCCAGTGTGAGAGGGGACTTGTGCTGGATCCAAACACATTGTTGTGTGGCGTGACGGGTGACACAGACTGCCCACCAAGGACGTACCTACACGACGACCAGTTCACCTGCATGGGTTGCCACCCGTACTGTTACTCTTGCGAGGGGCCGGGCAACGATGAATGCCAGACCTGTGCCGTCCCAAAATACCTTCACA ACAGCacctgtgtgagtgagtgtccGGCTGGTACATATGACACAAAGCAGGAGGCCGACGGAACAGAGCTGGGATTCTGTTTGCCTTGTGATCACGTCTGCTCCACCTGCACCGGAGCATCGCCTAAAGATTGCCTCACTTGCTCTCCAGGACACCTGCGTCTCCTTCAACTCTGCGTCACCCATTGTCCCACAAG GTATTACAGAGAGGGCTCCCACTGTGAGAAATGTGACCAGTCCTGTGAGCTGTGTACAGGACCAGGGCCTGAGTCCTGCAGGACCTGTCTACCTCCTCTTCTGGAGCTGCAAGGCACCAAGCTGTGTGTTGAGCGCTGTCCACGCCGCTTCTATCAACTCAATGACATCTGCAAACAGTGCCACACCAGTTGTCAGACTTGCACAG atgCCTCGCCTCAGGGATGTGTGACGTGTGACTGGGGCAGCACTTTAAAGGACAAAGTCTGCTATCCGCGCTGCGAGGAGGGGCGATACTTTTCAGAAAAG GAAACCTGTGAGCCATGTGACGGCTCGTGTAGGCATTGCTACGGCTCCAGACCTGACCAGTGTCTGACCTGTCACCAAGACTCTGCTCTTCATGCTGTGGAGAACCGCTGCGCCCGTTGCTGTCAGGCTGGAGGGAATGACACTGAATGCTGTGTTTGCGACAGTCGCTCAG ctctgtgtgtggaGGCCCCCCAACCCAAGTCAGGAGAGGATCAGGGAACAGACCTCACCATGTCATCCAGAGCTCTGAAGCACACCTCAGCTGGGTTGCCTATTGCCCTGCTGCTAGCGCTGGGGTTGGCTCTGGCTGTGTTTGCCTTGGTCAAGGCTCATGCCAGGAAGAGGCTTTGCTGGGGCCAAAGCTACGAGAGACTGAGCGGCAGCGCCAGCATCAACATGCCCCACGGTGTTCCCGAGCCGGACAGCGGAGACGAGGTGGATGTGGTGTACACCAGCAGAGGTGGATCGGTGTATCGACGCTACAGCTTCATCCACGAGCAGGACACGGATGCAGACCAGGACGCGGATGAGAGCACTTGCCTCAATCAGTCGTAG
- the LOC117262556 gene encoding BCL2/adenovirus E1B 19 kDa protein-interacting protein 2-like, which produces MRTFHGYAMDHGKKAKKKLAAPDISLTLDRSEGSLLSDELDESTELDLDDIDTPSDNSNEFEWEDDLPKPKTTELLQKGVESVQEYSAADEREEGRRWRVFRIGDQEHRVDMKAIEPYKRVISHGGQHHATDPLLSPAPGRSLANHSVASASSDQGLTTAQLCSIDSNAIVSDFLHVQAGFVDLELNVVPGARRVLMILVTWRGWKKI; this is translated from the exons ATGAGGACTTTCCACG GCTATGCAATGGACCATGGCAAGAAGGCAAAGAAGAAGCTTGCAGCTCCAGACATCAGTCTTACACTGGACCGCAGCGAAGGTTCTCTTCTGTCTGATGAGCTGGATGAAAGCACAGAGCTGGACCTCGATGACATAGACACACCTTCAGACAACAGCAATGAGTTTGAATGGGAAG ACGATCTCCCCAAGCCGAAAACTACAGAACTACTGCAGAAGGGTGTGGAGTCAGTGCAGGAGTACTCCGCCGCGGACGAGAGGGAGGAGGGACGACGCTGGAGGGTGTTTCGTATCGGAGACCAGGAGCACAGAGTGGACATGAAGGCCATCGAACCTTACAAGAGGGTTATCAGCCATGGAGGTCAGCATCATGcaactgaccctttgctaagtcccgcccctggacGCAGTTTGGCCAATCATAGCGTAGCATcggccagctcagaccagggtctgacaacaGCACAgttgtgctccattgactctaatgcaattgtttcagatttccttcatgtTCAGGcaggttttgtggatttggagctaaatgttgtgcctggggcacgtcgtgtattaatgatactcgttacctggagaggttggaaaaagatatag
- the LOC117262557 gene encoding beta-1,3-galactosyl-O-glycosyl-glycoprotein beta-1,6-N-acetylglucosaminyltransferase 3-like — MASVKLFRMQLLRILSLTVMGMFLTFVLWETGSNRHSLPDMRIPQQFSVDLPGCLAIISGNVEGKKGDLEVLLGSRKRQKPLSEDFYLNVTKDCPSYIVKRGFITEPLSEEEKDFPIAYSMVIHEKIEMFERLLRTVYSPQNVYCVHVDQKSSKEFQKAVEAIVSCFPNVFIASKLERVVYASWSRVQADLNCMKDLLDSNIQWRYLLNTCGTDFPIKTNGEMVQALKVLNGKNSMETEATNDYKKTRWLYHYNVTDSVVRTDVKKSPPPISSPMFTGNAYIVVTRAFVKHVMQDREVQRLMEWEKDTFSPDEHLWATLQRMPSVPGSTPASRKYDVSDMNALTRLVKWGDIAGDVKNGAPYYPCSGAYRRMVCVYGAGDLPWLLRQHHLFANKMDPEVDDIAIRCMESVLRFKALGHDPLLRDEYSTI; from the coding sequence ATGGCTTCTGTGAAGTTGTTTAGGATGCAGTTGTTGAGGATCCTCTCACTTACCGTCATGGGTATGTTCCTTACCTTTGTCCTTTGGGAGACTGGCTCCAACAGGCACTCATTGCCTGATATGAGAATACCACAGCAGTTCTCTGTGGACCTGCCTGGCTGCTTGGCTATCATCAGTGGAAATGTGGAGGGCAAGAAAGGTGATTTAGAAGTGCTTCTGGGATCCAGGAAAAGACAGAAACCTTTATCGGAGGACTTCTACTTGAACGTGACAAAGGACTGTCCATCTTACATTGTCAAGAGAGGTTTCATCACAGAGCCTCTCAGTGAAGAGGAGAAAGATTTTCCCATCGCCTACTCCATGGTGATCCATGAGAAGATTGAGATGTTTGAGCGACTTCTACGAACTGTTTACTCTCCTCAGAACGTCTACTGTGTGCATGTGGACCAGAAATCCTCTAAAGAATTTCAGAAGGCTGTGGAGGCAATCGTTTCCTGCTTTCCTAATGTGTTTATTGCCAGTAAATTAGAAAGAGTCGTCTATGCCTCATGGTCCCGTGTGCAGGCAGATTTGAACTGCATGAAAGATCTGCTGGACTCAAACATCCAGTGGAGGTACCTGCTGAACACCTGTGGGACAGACTTCCCCATCAAAACCAACGGAGAGATGGTTCAGGCACTGAAGGTCCTCAACGGGAAAAACAGCATGGAGACGGAGGCCACGAACGACTACAAGAAAACCCGCTGGCTGTATCACTACAATGTAACGGACTCTGTAGTAAGGACAGATGTGAAGAAGAGTCCTCCACCCATTAGCAGCCCAAtgttcacaggaaatgcttaCATCGTGGTCACGAGAGCCTTTGTGAAACATGtgatgcaggacagagaggTTCAGCGTCTCATGGAGTGGGAGAAAGACACATTCAGCCCTGATGAGCACTTGTGGGCCACCCTACAGAGGATGCCCTCTGTTCCTGGATCAACGCCTGCCAGTCGCAAGTACGATGTGTCAGACATGAATGCCCTCACTCGTTTAGTGAAGTGGGGTGATATAGCAGGTGATGTGAAAAACGGAGCCCCGTACTATCCTTGCTCTGGTGCATACAGAAGGATGGTTTGTGTGTATGGAGCCGGGGACCTCCCATGGCTCCTGAGACAACACCACCTCTTTGCAAATAAGATGGACCCTGAGGTTGATGATATTGCTATTAGATGTATGGAGTCAGTTCTGCGTTTCAAAGCTTTAGGCCATGACCCACTGTTAAGGGATGAATACTCCACTATTTAA